TGTTGTAGATAAATAGATGACTCATTAAGATGAGTTAATTATTTCAAACATATGCCTTAACAGATATGAGTTAGATCAGTTGACCATGACAATTTGTACACTCCTCATGAAGCAAGTCTTCTTCTAGACTAAGGAAAAGAGAAGGTTTGAAATTGAAATCCGAATTAAGTGGTCCAGCACCTGTTCCCATCTGACCAAGACTTGGTCATATTTGCGTACTTTCCAAATTTTGTACCGtgtaaaagaaacaaaaatacctTTGAACAATTTCTCAATCTTTTTCATGGAGCACCAACTCAGAAGAAGCCTCACAAAAGCAGCTTATATTCACAACACATTTAAATttccccaccaccaccataacATCTTCAAATCCAAACCaatccaaaagaaaagcaaaagcagctAGAACCAGAAGCCATGGATGACATCATTTCTTTAATCCTCCATGGATGCGAGTTGGCTAGAGAGCTTGGAGAAACCCTACCCAACTTGGCCACCCAACCTGACTCACTTTTCAATTCATTGGAAAAAATCACAAAGATTTTTGGTTCAGCAAAGGAAAGGGTTTTACATAGTCAAGATTCAAGTAGTAGTTCATATCTTCACAACACTTTAACACTTGAGCACCAGCAGATTGGAACAAGTGTTGAACAATGGCTGAGGTCTAATCCGCAGGCAATGGATATAATCCAAACCCAACTAGCAGCTGATCGAAACGAAGCGAAGATCAGTGGCGGCATTGATATCCGGGGTTTGGAGGCGGCAGTTAGGGGTTCTCAGGCAGTGGATGTTGTGCCAGCTTCTGACTTGAACATTGCTTCATCAAGCTCACAAAGACCGCGACAAAGGTTCGTTTATCTCCAAAATTTGAGAGATTATATTATGTGATTACTTAACATGACCTTAATTTGTGCATGTATACGTAAAAACATTATGTTAAATTATTGGCACCAAGACAACTCTGTAAAAGATATTGCTTTGTGTGTGTATCTGTGTATGATGGTTGAACAACACAACGTAGTCTGTATTGTATCGTTATTGTCAATATTGTATTAATAACATGTTCATGTATTGGCGATGATAATATATCGACATATTATCGACAAGAACAGTTGCCTGTCCTATAGCTAGAGTATGAAAACAAATACGGTAACTTTgctaagaagagagaaggaaaatGTATCGAAAGCAGAAGAGCATTACCAGGTTGCTTCTTAGAAAATGACCTCAATAAAGCATATAAACTCTATATGGCTTTTACTTTGTGAATCAAGTACTTTGTTTCGGCAGCATGCACTTGTTTTCTAATCATACtattatattttcttaaatAGGAAAGATCAAGGGTTAATTAGCAAAATGACAGTGCCAGCACCTAGGATTGGAAACACTGAAATCCCACCAGAGGATGGCTTCACTTGGAGAAAATATGGTCAAAAGGAGATCATAAACAGCAGATTCCCAAGGTAATTAATTTGACCATAATCATAGATTAAGGTTAATTATATCGTATTTGACATGTTCAATTCAAAGATATGTCGCGTTCTTCTACTTCATCTTAGTGGTTTACCAGGAATGCTATATATGATAGATATTGGAGGCCTTTAACTTGTTCGAGTTGGTATAATTAGTGTCATTTTTTTCATGGAATGAAATATTCATACGTGGACCAGACTTGACTTGGTCAGCAATCAGTCAGTTTTGACCAGAATTTGGCAAACAATCTTTAATTCTTATGACCAATTGCTTCTTAGTAAATGGGAAAACCCATGCCCAGAGTGGAGGGACTTGAGAATGTTCAATTAGTACTATATATTCGCTAAATTCAAATGTTTAGTCACAGTTAACTACTAAATTACTTAATTAATGAAGCCTCTGATTATGACAATGATATTAACAGTTGACGGGTGATAAGTTTTTTTCCTTCGTAATTTAATGAATCACTTAAATCGCCAAACTatagaagaaataaaaattcattatccGTCAACTATTAATGTTGGTTGCATGTATAACAGTTTGATacattgtatttttctttctcttcaaaACGTTACTTTCAAGTGTTGTTTTGCTGATTAATTATATCATGTTTCTTTTTCAGGAGTTACTATAGATGCACCCATCAAAAGTTGTACAATTGCCTGGCCAAGAAGCATGTCCAGAGGCTGGACGATGATCCCTCGACATTTGAAGTAACGTACATAGGTGAACACACATGCCACATGTCAGCCACTGCACCTTCAATTCTAACACCCACAGCAGATCATCATATTACACAAGATCAGATGGCAGCAACCACTGAGCCTCCAACATCTCGATGGCTTTCCATGGACTTTAACCCTATTAGAGGGGGCAGCAGCAGCGGTGGTATGATCGGTGGCAGTTGTGGCGGCGGTGGTGATGACGTCGGTACATCCACCGGCACACGTTACCCCGGTAAAGAAGTTGACTTTCCTGTGATGGATTTGGCTGATGCTATGTTTAATTcaggcagcagcagcagcagtatGGATTTTATTTTCAGTTCTGCTGAACGTACATGGGAGCCAGATGACAAGAAAAATTGAGATCACTAGGCAGGAAATGCTTGTACTTGGGCCGGCAGGTCAATTTTCTTTATAATGTTGTTCAGCCAATGAAAAGATCATAGGAGCTAATTAACCAAATTAATCTGAGTCAGTCATCCTAGTCTTCTAGGGAGGTTAATTAAAGTAGTTTCACACAGGTGTTTGTAAACTTTTTTTCTGGTCAATAGGTGTTTGTAAaccttatttattatttattttgaaaaatggtATTTTATAGTGATCTAATCTCCGAGAATGATAATCCAAATTCGAAAGTAAGAGAATGAGCCCACTGGCATAGcagtttaatttttgttaattttaaattgTATACTATGTTCACTTATGTTATGTGCATGCCCACTTCTTTTCCATGACAAGTTTGGGATGACCCTAAGGAAGATTATGAGTTAACGATAGGCTTACACATTAGTTAATGTGGTTTCAGTTTTTCTAACTAACTGATCATGAACATCATTATTAGGATACTCCATATTACGACGTCAATAATttaaactcaattagatgtGAGATGAAGCAACTATTCAACTAACTAAATCCACTTATGTCCAGTTTTTGTAAACTTTTAAGTAAAATTAACTTAATTCTTTGTTACTTTACAACTAATGCGATCGTTAGATAATCTTTGTCTATTGccacaaattagggttttctttttctcGGACTAATGTGATCGTTAAAGAATTTCTATCTACCGCCACAAATtcggattttctttttctcgtAATAATATTACTAGAccaaaaactaattaattagttagtATTTGTTTAGTTACGTAGCATTGCACTGAACTCGATTGATGAGTAGGGATACGAAACCACAATCAACGTGAAACTTCTTCTAACTCAAACTGATTATTTACATCATTATTCAGAAACCCTTGCTATTAAGGAGATACAAATTAAACAGCATCAAAACCTTCATCAAAATTAATATCACACTCAAAATTAATAGACTTAACCATGTCGTCCCACTGCATGTTTGAAACCACGTTCTCATTGGAAGACACGCAGATTCCGGTAGGCTCGGAAAAATCCAAGTGATCCTTCAAACCAAGCCACACATTGTTGTCCGTTACATCACTTGGTGTCCCCACTTTGGAATCTTCTTGTTTGACGATGGGAATGGACGACGAGGATGAGCCaaagaaattagggttttggcgaTGTGGGGACCCAGATTCTGAGCTAACAGTCTGAGATGGCCAAAGATCAGGGCCGATGATCATTGGAGAAGCCTTGATCATGGTTCTGCACGTGTGCTCGCCAATGTAGGTGATTTGGTACGTGCGTGGGTTGTCTTGGATTTGTTGGACCTGCTTGGTTGCCTTGCAACCTTGATCATACTTTCTTGTGCATCTGAAGTAAGCCCTGTAAATGCGATTATATAACTGTTAAGGAGTCCGTCTGGTAACGTTTTTTAAACACTTTATTGTAAAACGTTGTCATAAAAGGAACGAGAAAatacatttatatttttaaaatttgagaatGCGCCGACACAAACTTACTGGCTACGTAAATTAAATTCAATCCACTTTGTTTGTTGAATGCCCTTCAATGATTGGGGCCTGGTGCTTTAACTTCATATGTTTGTACTGTGCATCTTTTCAATAGTGAAATGTGAACCCTACCTTTGTTGTAACCACACAATGTGAACACCGACTTTTCTAGTTAGGATTTCCATACTTCATTTATTTCTTTCTAGTTCTTTTCTTCATGAGTTGGATTTTAAACGCTTGTTTGTAAGTGTTTTCAAAAATAcgtttaatcattttaaaagcacttttaaacaAGTCCTAACTCATATTGGATGCAAGCTGTCAAGCTATGTGAAGGTAAGAAATAAAGATATAGGCAGCTAACGGTTTATCATAACGATGGAAAATAATTATGCATATGCATCACAATACGGAATTGATTTCTACTAATTCTCAACACCAACCCCCTAACATTaactatttaataaaaaataaagataagaGTTTAATAACTTTTGTGACTAGAAAAGAATAAGTATTACTTAACAATTATCCATATTTTAcctttcatttttttacttttattttttcttttaacataCTTGAATCTAACAAGTTATGCAATGCAATACAATTTTAAACACTAAATATACCCCTGTATTGCCACACTGTTTTTCTCTATGCACATCCATATTTGATTCTACtattaaaattgaataaaataaatgagaacatttattttgaataaatcaTTTTCCCCGAAAAATTGTTCATatattcttaaaaataaaaacaaaccttGGATATGAAGCTTTGAGGATTATCTTTTGGCCGTATTTTCTCCAAGCCTGACCATCTTCAATTTTGGTAGAGATTACTTTCCATGATTGAGATGTCTTTCTGCAACCAAGAAGATGAAATAAACTTATTAGTCttggatttaattttttatttaattttaaaaaataagtaCTAAGTAACTTACACTCATTATTTTTCGAAAACGTtaaattcttttctaattgagtATAAAAATCCTAATTAACTCAGTTAAAAACATTGAGATACGGTATAAGGCGATATTTTAAACTATCATGAGCTACACAAGGGTATTTAAACTCGCTTTCACGGAACAAATATACTGTTTCAGCCAACCAACCTAACTCATGTCCGTATGttaaacaaatatatgaaattgacAATACACCCCTGATTTGTGTATCATACTAGATAGGAAagtaaacaaataaaagaaaatagcaAACAATTATTCACATATTAATCTATGATTGAGATGTTTCAATTCATTACCTCCTCTTGTAGCTACCTCTCCGATCCTTGAAAGCCTGAGTCTTTGGACTCTCACCGGAACCTTCAGAGCTCCGGTCACCGCAATGCGAGTGCTCCACATGGGAAGGTTCAGGCTTGACCTGATAAACCTCACCGGAAGCAGCAGACTGGTGATCCTCATGGCCGTTAGAAGCAGTCAGAACAGAGAGACTCTCTGTGAATGTTGTCATGATCTTCATCAAAAGCTCCTCCGCCGATTCACGATCTCCGAACGGCTTGTGGAGCAGACTCTGAAGCTCCACCGCCGTCTTCCGGCCTTCTAGTAGCTCCTCGATCAGTCTCTTGTGGTTGGTTCCCATTCGTTCCACGATGCTCTGCTTTTGCTCTGTTCCCAGCCTTAACTCCTCTGTTCTCTCTCTCACtgtttttgagaaaatataagAAATGGGTTTTGTTTGGATGTAACCACTATTGGGATTGCTTTTGAAATGATTAAAAGCGTTTCTTACCGTGTTTGACGGTTTTTAGTAAAGGAAAAGTTTTCATTAGCTTCTAGATAAAGCGTTTCTTAATAGAAGTGCTTCTTACATAAACAGTTTCAAACAAACTATTGGAGAGTGGGAAGTGGTTTATGAAAGATGAGAAAAATGGCTTTTGGGGTGCTCCTCTTTGTTTGCTATGTTTGTGTGTGGAAAAAGGAAATTTTTGAATTGGGGTTTGTATGGATGAGGTGAGAGAAGTGGATGTGGTTTTATGTATGTGAATAGGAAGGTGGGAAGCAATTCATAGGAAGTTGCAAGGAAGGAGGTGAAATCCctaatcacataattacatGATTAAAGTGAGAAATTTCCAAACAAATCAAATGCTTACAAAGCTGATGTGATGTCATGTGGTGATGCAAATGCTTACATCATTGGTATTTTTCATGTTATCTTCCAATCCAACTGGCAGGCTGTGCATAGTATTTACTTTTTGAGTGTTGTTTGGTGCAATAAAGTCTCTGTAATTATTCAATGCATATCCATTTCCTAGATTCTTGCTAGATACACTTTGATCACAAATCTTGTAGTTCATGTTTTCACTAAGAGAATTGCTACCGACACTCGAAAGCAATTTTCTATAAATTCGTTGACCATCTAGAGTTGAGAAATGCTAAACGGACTCATTTAAATGTGAGATTGTTCGTTAATTTTATGTTGCTTTACAATTTAACGTTAATATGTGATATAAAGTCTACGGAGAGGTCCAATTTTGAAAGGCAATATCTTTACGTTTCTCAATTATCAAGGCGTAAACTCTAGATGGCCAACGATTCCAAGGAGAATTGCTTTCAAAGATTAATCAACTTTCATAACCTATGACTAATCATAAAGATTGGAATTGATGTAGCCTCACTCTCACAATAACTTTCTATGAAATTTACGACTCACCACAAACAGAGCTTTCTAATATCTTAACCTTAACCGGGGATATTTTTGATTGGGCAATGCGTTCGGACATTTCTGATGTTAATATCAAAAAAGACGTGGGAGATTAAAATGTTACAAAATATACATAGTTGCAATGAAACCCTAGGTTGTTAACTTGGTGGCCAAACAAAAATGTTACTTTGGCTATATTTTTTATATCACCTTTAAATCGCCTCTCTAATAGAAATGAGATCGGCATGTGTTGGCGAGTCTTACTTTACTCTATTGGAGAGATGAAACAAATGTGATAAACGTGTACTTGCTGGTGGGCCAAAAATTCCCAAATGCAAATAGAGGTATTCTTCGATTCTCTCGAATCTATAAGGAGTTGACAATCCTACCCTTCCCCAACGAATACCCCGAATTTGTAAGGAGCTGCCAATCATACCCTCCCTCTggttgaactttaattttagccaataCCCTTCTGAACATTTATAATTTGCCAATTCCTCCATGAACTTTAATTTCTCctctaaaccctaaaattcaaacaaaaagtgTACGGAGTAAACTAgtggaagagaagaaaaagaaaaacaatatgTTGTCTACATTAGGAATAAAATTATctttttacaattttaaaatTAACGTTTAGGAAAATTGgtcaattataaaaatttagaatgtaatcggttaaaattaaaatttaactaaaaaattaatcaattacaAAAATTTGAAGAGATAATTGATTAAAATTACAGTTAAAATGAAGAAATTGACAACTCCTTACGTGTTGAAAAAGAAAATCGACAGACATCCTGTACAAATTGCGACGTGGGCCGTATTAGGACCATCACTTTCAATGTAACCCTTTCCCCTTTGAAaactatatattttatatattacaTAATATTATAATGTAACTCCTCCAGCCTTTCATCCACAGGTGGAGAGCCCTAATTGGCTTATTGGTCCATTGATCATTGTACGACACTCTTAAAAAAACAACTGTTTTATTCAAAAACTAAAGATTCTTTGGAATTGTTTTTGAAGTGGTTAAAGACgctttttatgaattttattttgaaattaatttttaataaaaatataagtaaattaagaaaaaaacatttgaCGTGTTTACTATTATAAGAAATACTTAGTGTTTTTTAAACTCGAAAAGTTTTCTCTAAACGAACCCTAAGTAATATCACACTTAAATAATGCTAAGTAAATTAATTAAGTAACTTAGTATTAAGGTttaatgatattcttcttcaattgtatgtgagaggtcttaggtttgattctcaccaaagatgaatttgaatcacattattattagtCTATTGTGAGACTTAGCCATCCCCTTAGGGAAaaggatcatctccggatccactttgtggggatcctaggaCTTCCCACATCCTAactgtttatcgtacattgtaCAGTCAGTTTTTGTaaggtactatttgtgtttaattttaaataaaaaaataaaatgatttatgacaGCACGATGCACGATGAATGACTAAGATGTGAGAATTTATAAGATTCTCACAATTTAAATCCGGATGGAATCCAAATCCTTCCCGTAGTATATGTAATATTgtttatttaaaagaaaaaaaaagtaagataATGACAACATATAGGTaataatttaagtaataataatatcattacttaagtaataattttatattaatatttagaaaataatctaattatcaatcactatataatttataaaatattatctatatattattattaaaagaatcctccttgtcaactttttaccatatttttttttctattttgcccTCATTTTTTATACACAATACTTACATAAGGAgagtaaaatagtaattttgtatcttttgccccttttttcctattttgtcatcacttttttctattttttcttcacttttgatacacaatacatacataaggagggcaaaatagtaattt
This region of Malus domestica chromosome 07, GDT2T_hap1 genomic DNA includes:
- the LOC103432973 gene encoding LOW QUALITY PROTEIN: WRKY transcription factor 55 (The sequence of the model RefSeq protein was modified relative to this genomic sequence to represent the inferred CDS: deleted 2 bases in 1 codon); amino-acid sequence: MEHQLRRSLTKAAYIHNTFKFPHHHHNIFKSKPIQKKSKSLEPEAMDDIISLILHGCELARELGETLPNLATQPDSLFNSLEKITKIFGSAKERVLHSQDSSSSSYLHNTLTLEHQQIGTSVEQWLRSNPQAMDIIQTQLAADRNEAKISGGIDIRGLEAAVRGSQAVDVVPASDLNIASSSSQRPRQRKDQGLISKMTVPAPRIGNTEIPPEDGFTWRKYGQKEIINSRFPRSYYRCTHQKLYNCLAKKHVQRLDDDPSTFEVTYIGEHTCHMSATAPSILTPTADHHITQDQMAATTEPPTSRWLSMDFNPIRGGSSSGGMIGGSCGGGGDDVGTSTGTRYPGKEVDFPVMDLADAMFNSGSSSSSMDFIFSSAERTWEPDDKKN
- the LOC103432930 gene encoding WRKY DNA-binding transcription factor 70, translating into MGTNHKRLIEELLEGRKTAVELQSLLHKPFGDRESAEELLMKIMTTFTESLSVLTASNGHEDHQSAASGEVYQVKPEPSHVEHSHCGDRSSEGSGESPKTQAFKDRRGSYKRRKTSQSWKVISTKIEDGQAWRKYGQKIILKASYPRAYFRCTRKYDQGCKATKQVQQIQDNPRTYQITYIGEHTCRTMIKASPMIIGPDLWPSQTVSSESGSPHRQNPNFFGSSSSSIPIVKQEDSKVGTPSDVTDNNVWLGLKDHLDFSEPTGICVSSNENVVSNMQWDDMVKSINFECDINFDEGFDAV